In Carya illinoinensis cultivar Pawnee chromosome 6, C.illinoinensisPawnee_v1, whole genome shotgun sequence, a single genomic region encodes these proteins:
- the LOC122313247 gene encoding uncharacterized protein LOC122313247, which produces MEYTDLVIAGVPVAALSTIQKLHETSRRDQFLMKLRPEYESVRSSLLNRSPVPSLDVCFGELLREEQRLSTQVLLEHSHGSSGTTTVAYAAQGRGSSMTSKNLQCFCCKEYGHIAANCPKKYCSYCKKKGHIIKECRIRPQNRQAQAFQTSVTVPSAATSVAHDSSSGASSDLAPSAATYCTPEMVQQMLISALSAMGFQGPGNGGADREGT; this is translated from the exons ATGGAATATACCGATTTGGTTATAGCGGGTGTTCCTGTTGCCGCTCTTTCGACTATTCAGAAGCTTCATGAGACTAGCCGGcgtgatcagtttcttatgaaactgCGCCCGGAATATGAATCTGTTCGCTCCTCTCTACTAAATAGATCTCCTGttccttctcttgatgtttgttttggtgagttacttcGCGAAGAACAACGTCTTAGTACTCAAGTTCTTCTGGAGCACTCTCATGGCAGTTCCGGGACGACCACTGTGGCTTATGCTGCCCAAGGACGAGGATCCTCTATGACTTCTAAAAATCTGCAGTGTTTCTGCTGCAAGGAATATGGGCATATTGCTGCCAATTGTCCTAAAAAGTATTGTTCTTATTGCAAGAAAAAGGGTCACATTATCAAAGAATGCCGTATTCGTCCTCAGAATCGTCAGGCCCAAGCTTTTCAGACTTCTGTTACTGTTCCTTCTGCAGCAACTTCCGTAGCTCACGACTCTTCTTCAGGTGCTTCTTCTGATCTTGCACCCTCTGCCGCCACTTACTGCACCCCTGAAATGGTGCAACAGATGCTCATTTCCGCTTTATCTGCGATGGGTTTTCAAG gaccaggtaacgggggagccgatcgcgaagggacctaa
- the LOC122313246 gene encoding phosphatidylinositol 3-kinase, root isoform, translating into MSGTEFRFFLSCDINLPVTFRIERLEGNLLPTKSPNSEIDAPTEERRAELYVECALYIDGAPFGLPTRTRLESTGPPYCWNDLITLSTKYRDLTVHSQLAITVWDVSCGKDEGLIGGATILLFNSKMQLKTGRQKLRLWPGKEADGSFPTTTPGKVPQHERGELERLEKLVNKYERGQIQPVDWLDRLTFKAMDRIKDRESPKNGGSHVYVVVDFSSFEHQVVFQESGANFLLPSPITSTNEIVNVWDPEVGKINPSEHKQLKLARSLARGIIDRDLKPSSNERKSIQRILKYPPTRTLSGDERQLLWKFRFSLMSEKRALTKFLRCVEWSDVQEAKQALELMGRWEMIDVCDALELLSPVFESEEVRAYAVSVLERADDEELQCYLLQLVQALRFERSDKSRLSHFLVQRALRNSEFASFLRWYVAVELYEPTYAKRFYSTYEILEENMMKLAGSVNGDEDGFKLWQSLVRQTELTAQLCSIMRDVRNVRGNTQKKIEKLRQLLSGLLSELTYFEEPIRSPLAPNVLITGIVPSESSIFKSALHPLRLTFRTANGGSCKIIFKKGDDLRQDQLVVQMVSLMDRLLKLENLDLQLTPYNVLATGQDEGMMEFIPSRSLAQILSEHRSIISYLQKFHPDEHGPFGITATCLETFIKSCAGYSVITYILGIGDRHLDNLLLRDDGRLFHVDFGFILGRDPKPFPPPMKLCKEMVEAMGGAESQYYTRFKSYCCEAYNILRKSSNLILNLFHLMAGSNIPDIASDPEKGILKLQEKFRLDLDDEACIHFFQDLINESVSALFPQMVETIHRWAQYWR; encoded by the exons GCTGGAATCAACTGGACCACCATATTGTTGGAATGATCTGATCACGTTGAGCACTAAATATCGAGACTTAACCGTTCACTCACAGCTTGCTATAACG GTTTGGGATGTTTCATGTGGAAAAGATGAAGGATTGATTGGTGGAGCAACAATTCTTCTATTTAATAGCAAAATGCAACTCAAAACAGGGAGGCAAAAGCTTAGGCTTTGGCCAGGAAAAGAAGCAGATGGGTCATTTCCTACAACTACTCCTGGAAAG GTCCCACAGCATGAGCGTGGGGAGCTGGAGCGCTTGGAAAAGCTTGTGAATAAGTATGAGAGGGGACAGATTCAACCTGTTGATTGGCTTGATCGCCTCACATTTAAAGCTATGGACAGAATAAAGGATCGTGAAAGCCCAAAAAATGGAGGTTCTCACGTGTACGTGGTTGTTGATTTTTCTAGCTTTGAACATCAAGTTGTCTTTCAG GAATCAGGAGCAAATTTCTTATTACCATCTCCTATAACTTCAACAAATGAAATTGTCAATGTCTGGGACCCAGAAGTCGGAAAGATAAATCCTTCTGAGCACAAGCAACTAAAGCTTGCTAGGAGTTTAGCTCGTGGTATTATTGACAGGGATCTTAAGCCAAGCTCTAATGAGAGAAA GTCAATACAAAGAATATTGAAATACCCACCAACAAGGACTTTGAGTGGAGATGAAAGGCAGCTACTATGGAAATTCCGTTTCTCATTGATGTCTGAGAAAAGGGCTCTCACAAAGTTTCTCCGATGTGTTGAATGGAGTGATGTTCAG GAAGCAAAACAGGCATTGGAATTGATGGGTAGGTGGGAAATGATTGATGTTTGTGATGCACTGGAGCTTCTTTCTCCTGTTTTTGAAAGTGAAGAG GTACGTGCATATGCCGTTAGCGTTCTTGAAAGGGCTGATGATGAAGAACTCCAGTGTTATTTACTTCAACTTGTTCAGGCTCTTCGATTTGAGCGTTCTGATAAATCTCGCCTCTCTCATTTCCTTGTGCAACGTG CATTGCGCAATAGCGAGTTTGCTAGCTTTCTTCGCTGGTATGTTGCTGTGGAACTTTATGAACCTACGTATGCTAAACGTTTCTACAGTACCTATGAGATTCTGGAAGAGAATATGATGAAG TTGGCAGGCAGTGtaaatggagatgaagatggattTAAATTGTGGCAAAGTTTGGTGCGTCAGACAGAATTGACTGCCCAATTGTGTTCAATTATGAGAGATGTAAGAAATGTACGTGGTAATACACAGAAGAAGATTGAAAAGCTTAGACAGCTGCTTTCTGGTCTTCTTAGTGAGCTTACCTATTTTGAAGAG CCAATACGATCACCACTGGCTCCAAATGTCCTCATTACTGGTATTGTGCCATCTGAATCATCAATATTCAAAAGTGCATTGCATCCCTTGCGCCTGACTTTCCGAACAGCAAATGGTGGAAGTTGcaaaatcatatttaaaaagGGAGATGATCTTCGGCAAGACCAATTG GTTGTTCAAATGGTATCACTCATGGATCGGTTGCTTAAATTGGAAAATCTCGACCTGCAATTAACTCCATATAATGTGCTAGCAACTGGGCAAGACGAAGGCATGATGGAATTCATACCATCACGTTCTTTAGCACAG ATTCTCTCAGAGCATCGTAGCATTATAAGCTACCTCCAGAAATTTCATCCAGATGAGCATGGGCCTTTTGGCATTACAGCCACCTGCCTCGAAACATTTATAAAAAGCTGTGCTGGCTACTCCGTTATCACTTATATTTTGGGCATTGGAGACAG GCACCTCGACAACCTTCTCCTCAGAGATGATGGGCGTCTTTTCCATGTGGATTTTGGATTCATTCTTGGGCGAGATCCAaagccgtttccaccaccaatGAAGCTCTGCAAAGAAATGGTTGAGGCTATGGGTGGAGCTGAAAG TCAATATTATACAAGGTTCAAGTCATATTGTTGTGAGGCCTACAATATCCTCAGGAAATCTAGTAACCTTATTTTAAATCTCTTTCATCTAATGGCGGGTTCCAATATTCCTGACATAGCCTCTGATCCTGAAAAAGGCATTCTTAAG CTTCAGGAGAAGTTCCGCTTAGACTTGGATGATGAAGCGTGCATACACTTTTTCCAGGATCTTATCAACGAGAGTGTTAGTGCACTGTTTCCTCAAATGGTTGAGACCATTCATCGGTGGGCTCAATACTGGCGCTGA